From Bacteroidia bacterium, the proteins below share one genomic window:
- a CDS encoding DUF962 domain-containing protein has product MAEKKYKTFWSFYNYYLTEHSDTICRGLHFFGTFLVLVFFVEFLTTIYLGDPQFRILLFMPLAGYGFAWFGHFFFEKNKPATFTYPLWSLGSDFVMFWHILSLQLPKRMELAKKAIASEKK; this is encoded by the coding sequence ATGGCCGAAAAGAAATATAAAACATTTTGGAGTTTTTATAATTATTACCTCACCGAGCACAGTGATACCATTTGTAGAGGCTTACATTTTTTTGGTACCTTTTTAGTTTTGGTATTTTTTGTTGAATTTTTAACCACCATTTATTTAGGCGACCCTCAATTTCGAATTTTATTGTTTATGCCTTTGGCCGGTTATGGTTTTGCCTGGTTCGGTCATTTCTTTTTCGAGAAAAACAAGCCTGCAACTTTTACCTATCCTTTGTGGAGTCTGGGTAGTGATTTTGTAATGTTTTGGCACATTCTTTCCTTACAATTGCCCAAAAGAATGGAGCTTGCTAAAAAGGCCATTGCCAGCGAAAAAAAATAA
- a CDS encoding phage holin family protein, with protein MWKNLFIKIIVSSIAVMVCAHILPGVHLSNYTTALLLALVLSFLNVFIKPILIALTIPFTLFSFGLFLLVINALILLLGDYLVDGFELDGFWYALLFSIVLSILTSILESFSKTKDADVEDGEQDNFSN; from the coding sequence ATGTGGAAAAACCTTTTTATCAAGATTATAGTCTCCAGTATTGCAGTGATGGTATGTGCACACATTCTGCCCGGAGTGCACCTAAGCAACTACACCACTGCTTTATTATTGGCATTGGTTTTGTCGTTTTTGAATGTATTTATCAAGCCAATTTTAATTGCCCTAACCATACCATTCACCTTGTTTAGTTTTGGATTATTTCTACTGGTTATCAATGCCTTAATACTTTTATTAGGCGATTATTTGGTCGATGGTTTTGAATTGGATGGATTTTGGTACGCTTTACTCTTTTCAATTGTCTTATCAATTTTAACTTCGATCCTGGAATCATTTAGTAAAACCAAGGATGCCGATGTAGAAGATGGAGAGCAGGATAATTTTTCTAATTAA